From a region of the Candida albicans SC5314 chromosome 1, complete sequence genome:
- a CDS encoding uncharacterized protein (Putative ortholog of S. cerevisiae Pex32 a peroxisomal integral membrane protein with a role in negative regulation of peroxisome size; Hap43-repressed gene), translating to MPEFKSHIRATFEPTDTKLLTNTPTSRLLTESPKLSTALSQIFPYLLLIDNLLEILTWTNEDHYQNFLLLTCYSCIIVYWNWVSHVILPILMTLAFSSIVWFISSIIYDSKYDEKPTIEEVLYTLHNITIRCEMLLRPIKHVPIQRKHFIKLVIASIFLTPLNFAVSKTLIPPQKYILFLGLFLFTFHSPYSFAIRRLLWRSLYVRIAILYITGLDIKIRKDYDPNDYQTVSRVASASNSDAEGLGGIPVLSDFKIIKKRVVSPTQLKQTVVFEILENERRWLGVGWSSLLYPSERPNFCYEGSYNLAPNITVHKENFPFPVFENDLYAYSWEWIDDDWSLELEYQKSKAHDGWVYFDSNWGNGRVRDGFSRYTRSRKWTRRATLIIDKRETVYDE from the coding sequence ATGCCTGAATTCAAATCCCATATTCGCGCTACATTTGAACCCACAGACACCAAATTGTTGACAAATACCCCAACATCACGATTACTCACTGAATCCCCAAAACTATCGACTGCCTTATCCCAAATTTTCCCATACTTATTGCTTATTGACAATTTATTGGAGATTCTTACATGGACAAATGAAGATCATTATCAGaactttttgttgttgacatGCTATTCCTGTATAATCGTGTACTGGAATTGGGTAAGCCATGTCATTTTGCCTATATTGATGACACTTGCATTCTCCAGTATAGTGTGGttcatttcttcaataatttatgATTCCAAATACGATGAAAAACCTACAATTGAAGAAGTGTTGTACACATTACATAATATAACTATCAGATGTGAGATGTTATTACGTCCCATAAAGCATGTTCCAATTCAAAGAAAGcattttataaaattgGTAATTGCTTCTATTTTTCTAACTCCCCTCAATTTTGCAGTTCTGAAAACATTAATACCGCctcaaaaatatattttgtttttaggACTCTTCTTGTTCACATTTCATTCACCATATTCTTTCGCTATTCGGAGATTACTTTGGAGATCGTTGTATGTTAGAATTGCCATTCTTTATATAACTGGATTGGACATcaaaataagaaaagaTTATGATCCAAATGATTATCAAACAGTTTCACGAGTTGCAAGTGCAAGCAACAGTGATGCAGAAGGGTTGGGGGGTATTCCGGTATTATCagattttaaaatcatAAAGAAAAGAGTAGTTTCTCCTACACAACTCAAACAGACAGtagtttttgaaattttggaaaacgAAAGGAGATGGTTGGGTGTGGGTTGGTCATCATTGTTGTATCCTAGTGAACGTCCGAACTTCTGTTACGAGGGTTCTTACAATTTGGCTCCGAATATTACCGTTCACAAAGAGAATTTCCCATTCCCAGTATTTGAGAATGACTTGTATGCATATCTGTGGGAATGGATAGATGATGACTGGAGTTTGGAACTCGAATACCAAAAATCAAAGGCTCACGATGGATGGGTATATTTCGATAGTAATTGGGGAAATGGAAGAGTCAGAGACGGATTCAGTAGATACACTCGTTCTAGAAAGTGGACTAGAAGAGCCACATTGATTATTGACAAGAGAGAAACTGTGTACGATGAATAG
- a CDS encoding uncharacterized protein (Protein similar to ferric reductase Fre10p; possibly an essential gene, disruptants not obtained by UAU1 method): MKIQSLFYLLTILSTTLAIKVTHKKEVAYAACKSLLTQFAGSTSSGSPDPFCDVTNQPAMGSMAICLVENFKESSKDYYRPYLKTCSISEHKFFASYKNATNHILEISSSQDSNTTHPTRLSYDNVQLSFNQLYRQALNDNYSIWFGTVLLAYWGLVMLVASLNYWSHFLFPRFVKSLHGSISNFVRVHFILSPTVGNTHASSVKYLKVVQAYVPLRFESIIVLAWTVLCFVFCGINHYPTRPNLTSLVGNRAALLAGFCVPLLILFAGRNNFLQWLTGWSHARFLLFHRWQARVVFIMILIHVSAKTSVLIKFDSYPSIFLQSYVAWAMVAAISLGLLIGHSWQYFRNSSYEIFLIVHHILAALFIAGAWIHTRGADTPYAYYAATTIWSFDKLARLIRVSSFGVKKAKVELISDEVLKVIVPRPRWWKPFPGSYAYIYFLKPATFWQSHPFTIIDSVDDANTLTFCIKIKGGITHGICQQLVRKTNQMDYFHVLIEGPYSRPHSGRHFENLVMLSTGTGIPGPYYTALDLIRKNDNSTKRIKFYWIIRDVKSINWFLEELCKLEGTIVETVIYICNTNTNFPFLKSQEMSKQFDSDAEKVSYSSDYLKHRLQFVDFRYGRPSIREIVHQEVKEARNSIGFITCGAPQMVDHARMTIVDSLKHDTSKRVELFEDFQEW; this comes from the coding sequence ATGAAGATACAAAGTTtattttatcttttaaCAATTCTTTCCACAACTTTAGCAATAAAAGTTACTcataaaaaagaagttgCTTATGCTGCTTGCAAGTCTTTGCTCACTCAATTTGCTGGTTCCACATCACTGGGCTCGCCTGATCCATTCTGTGACGTGACAAACCAACCAGCTATGGGATCGATGGCCATTTGTTTAGTCGAAAACTTTAAAGAATCTTCCAAAGACTATTACCGTCCATATTTAAAAACGTGTTCAATTTCCGAACATAAATTTTTTGCATCATATAAGAATGCCACGAATCACATACTAGAAATATCACTGAGTCAAGATTCTAACACCACTCACCCAACCAGGCTCTCATATGATAATGTGCAGTTGCTGTTTAATCAGTTGTATCGTCAAGCTTTGAATGATAATTATAGTATTTGGTTTGGAACGGTTTTATTGGCATATTGGGGACTTGTCATGCTAGTAGCCAGTTTGAATTACTGGTCTCATTTTTTGTTCCCTCGGTTTGTAAAATCTTTACATGGTTCAATTTCCAACTTTGTTAGAGTGCATTTTATACTTTCACCAACAGTTGGAAATACACATGCTTCATCGgtgaaatatttaaaagTTGTCCAAGCGTATGTGCCATTGAGGTTTGAGTCAATAATAGTGTTGGCTTGGACAGTTTTATGCTTTGTATTCTGTGgtataaatcattatccaACGAGGCCGAATTTGACTTCGCTAGTCGGAAATCGAGCTGCTCTACTTGCTGGATTCTGTGTACCTTTACTAATCTTATTCGCTGgaagaaataattttttgcAATGGTTAACTGGTTGGTCACATGCCagatttcttttgtttcacCGCTGGCAGGCCCGGGTAGTATTTATCATGATATTAATCCACGTCAGTGCAAAAACTTCTGTTTTGATAAAGTTTGATAGCTACCCTTCTATTTTCTTGCAAAGTTACGTGGCATGGGCTATGGTTGCTGCTATTTCGTTGGGACTCTTGATTGGGCATTCTTGGCAATACTTTAGAAACTCGAGTTATGAAATATTCTTGATTGTTCATCACATTTTGGCTGCGTTATTTATAGCAGGTGCGTGGATTCACACTAGAGGAGCCGACACCCCTTATGCTTACTATGCTGCCACAACAATATGGCTGTTTGACAAGTTGGCTAGGTTAATTAGAGTATCCCTGTTTGGTGTTAAAAAGGCAAAGGTTGAATTGATCTCTGACGAAGTTTTGAAGGTAATTGTACCCCGACCAAGATGGTGGAAACCATTCCCTGGATCTTATGCCTATATTTACTTTCTTAAACCAGCAACTTTCTGGCAATCACACCCATTCACTATCATTGATTCTGTTGACGATGCTAATACTTTAACCTTTTGTATAAAAATCAAAGGAGGTATAACTCATGGAATTTGTCAACAGTTGGTTAGGAAAACTAATCAAATGGATTATTTCCATGTTCTTATTGAAGGCCCTTACTCCCGACCTCATTCTGGAAGACATTTTGAAAACCTTGTCATGTTGAGCACTGGTACAGGTATTCCAGGACCTTACTATACTGCCCTTGATTTGATTAGAAAAAACGACAACTCAACCAAACGTATTAAATTCTATTGGATTATTCGTGATGTGAAGTCAATTAATTGGTTTTTGGAGGAGCTCTGTAAGTTAGAAGGGACAATTGTTGAGACggttatttatatttgcAACACAAATACAAATTTCCCTTTTTTAAAATCTCAGGAAATGTCAAAGCAATTTGATAGTGATGCAGAGAAGGTTTCTTATTCAAGCGACTATTTGAAACATCGGTTGCAGTTTGTGGATTTCAGGTATGGTCGACCAAGTATTCGTGAGATTGTTCATCAGGAAGTTAAAGAAGCACGCAATTCGATTGGGTTTATTACCTGTGGTGCACCCCAAATGGTAGATCATGCCCGAATGACAATTGTTGACTCATTGAAACATGACACCAGTAAAAGAGTCGAACTCTTTGAAGATTTTCAGGAATGGtaa
- the RPL82 gene encoding 60S ribosomal protein eL8 (Predicted ribosomal protein; genes encoding cytoplasmic ribosomal subunits, translation factors, and tRNA synthetases are downregulated upon phagocytosis by murine macrophage) yields MPSSKKVAPAPLATKSKASTSTKNPLFESTPKNFGIGQSIQPKRNLSRFVKWPEYVRLQRQKKILSLRLKVPPSIAQFSQTLDKNTAAQAFKLLNKYRPETSAEKKERLTKEAAAIAEGKTAKDVSPKPVVVKYGLNHVVSLIENKKAKLVLIANDVDPIELVVFLPALCKKMGVPYAIVKGKARLGTLVHKKTSAVAALTEVNSADEAELSKLVSTINANYIEKYEENRKHWGGGIMGSKANDKIAKKAKAAAAAVSTA; encoded by the exons ATG CCTTCTTCAAAAAAAGTTGCTCCAGCTCCATTAGCTACTAAATCTAAAGCTTCTACAAGCACCAAGAACCCATTGTTCGAATCTACCCCAAAGAATTTTGGTATTGGTCAATCTATtcaaccaaaaagaaacttgTCCAGATTTGTTAAATGGCCAGAATATGTCAGATTACAAagacaaaagaaaatcttGTCCTTGAGATTGAAAGTTCCACCATCTATTGCTCAATTTTCTCAAACTTTAGATAAGAACACTGCTGCTCAAGctttcaaattattgaacAAATACAGACCAGAAACTTCTgctgaaaagaaagaaagattgACTAAAGAAGCTGCTGCTATCGCCGAAGGTAAAACTGCCAAGGACGTTTCACCAAAGCCAGTTGTTGTCAAATACGGTTTGAACCACGTTGTTTCCttgattgaaaacaaaaaggcCAAATTAGTTTTGATTGCTAACGATGTTGACCCAATCGAATTGGTCGTCTTTTTACCAGCTTTATGTAAGAAAATGGGTGTTCCATATGCCATTGTGAAAGGTAAGGCTAGATTGGGAACTTTGGTTCACAAAAAGACTTCTGCCGTTGCTGCTTTGACCGAAGTTAACTCTGCTGATGAAGCTGAATTATCTAAATTGGTCTCCACTATCAACGCCAACtacattgaaaaatacgAAGAAAACAGAAAGCACTGGGGTGGTGGTATCATGGGTTCTAAAGCCAATGATAAAATCGCCAAAAAGGCTAAAGCTGCTGCCGCTGCCGTTTCTACTGCTTAA
- the RPL29 gene encoding 60S ribosomal protein eL29 (Ribosomal protein L29; induced upon germ tube formation; colony morphology-related gene regulation by Ssn6; intron in 5'-UTR; Spider biofilm repressed), whose protein sequence is MAKSKNHTAHNQTRKAHRNGIKKPKTYKYPSLKGVDAKFKRNHRYALHGTAKALAKARAEKSA, encoded by the coding sequence ATGGCTAAATCTAAGAACCACACAGCTCACAACCAAACCAGAAAGGCCCACAGAAACGGTATTAAAAAACCAAAGACCTACAAGTACCCATCTTTAAAAGGTGTTGATGCTAAATTCAAGAGAAACCACAGATACGCTTTACATGGTACTGCCAAAGCTTTAGCTAAGGCCAGAGCTGAAAAATCCGCTTAA
- a CDS encoding uncharacterized protein (Predicted single-stranded nucleic acid binding protein; flow model biofilm induced) — protein MASQLSNHYRIYIKNLSYSTSEKDLEELFGKFEPYTIHFSRSGRHRPLGIAYAEFKTPEQIESVIKEFDGHVLKNRKIAVKKHMAYDPNNRRFSFKRKSSIKNGKRNQTGTLSSEMPVLVAKESLLHDDETVSIKQPKKTHSGKKELSMDTIMIQRVYGKVTDESLRDFFKEYNPSQIYIFKSRKPKLNPMNFTGSHVSVLAKLDASKIKLEDIIFNLKSRKLNGKHINMKPAYKSKVLEVEKAIAQSKSLENTEGCGDTSCNDSVVANEKTSIANKDGKNNDGENSAISLIGTVSNC, from the exons atggCCTCtcaattatcaaatcattatcgtatttatataaaaaatcTCAGCTACCTGACAAGtgaaaaagatttagaGGAATTATTTGGAAAGTTTGAACC TTACACAATCCATTTCAGCAGAAGCGGTAGACACAGACCATTGGGAATTGCTTACGCCGAGTTTAAAACTCCAGAACAGATTGAATCTGTTATCAAGGAGTTCGATGGTCATGtattaaaaaatagaaaaatagCTGTTAAAAAGCATATGGCTTATGATCCAAACAATCGTCGGTTTTCATTTAAAAGGAAATCAAGTATAAAGAATGGGAAACGGAACCAAACCGGTACCCTTTCTAGTGAGATGCCTGTGCTTGTTGCAAAAGAGTCTTTGTTACATGATGACGAAACTGTCTCAATTAAACAACCAAAGAAGACACACTCTGGTAAAAAAGAACTTTCGATGGATACTATAATGATTCAAAGAGTTTATGGTAAAGTTACTGATGAATCTCTCAGAGATTTCTTTAAAGAGTACAACCCTAGTCAAATCTACATATTCAAAAGTAGAAAACCAAAACTCAATCCTATGAACTTTACTGGCTCACATGTAAGCGTTTTAGCTAAACTTGACGCCTCAAAGATAAAATTGGAAGATATCATTTTCAACTTGAAGTCACGAAAACTTAATGGGAAACACATCAATATGAAACCGGCCtataaatcaaaagttTTGGAAGTAGAAAAAGCTATTGCTCAACTGAAATCGCTCGAAAACACTGAGGGGTGTGGTGACACTAGTTGCAATGATAGCGTAGTTGCTAATGAGAAAACATCAATAGCTAATAAAGACGGAAAGAATAATGACGGTGAGAATCTGGCAATTTCCCTTATTGGCActgtttcaaattgttaa
- the RPL2 gene encoding 60S ribosomal protein uL2 (Putative 60S ribosomal protein L2; Hap43-induced gene; repressed in infected rabbit kidney in SC5314, but not NGY152, strain background; Spider biofilm repressed) — translation MGRVIRNQRKGAGSIFTSHTRLRKGAAKLRTLDYAERHGYIRGVVKQIIHDPGRGAPLAKVAFRDPYKYKLREETFIANEGVYTGQFIYAGKKASLNVGNILPLGACPEGTIVSNVEEKVGDRGALGRTSGNYVIIIGHNPDENKTRVKLPSGAKKIISSDARGVIGVVAGGGRIDKPLLKAGRAFHKYKVKRNSWPKTRGVAMNPVDHPHGGGNHQHIGKASTISRGAVSGQKAGLIAARRTGLLRGTQKTAE, via the exons ATGG GTAGAGTTATTCGTAACCAAAGAAAAGGTGCTGGTTCTATTTTCACTTCTCACACCAGATTAAGAAAAGGTGCTGCCAAGTTAAGAACCTTGGATTATGCTGAACGTCATGGTTACATCCGTGGTGTTGTTAAACAAATCATCCATGACCCAGGTAGAGGTGCTCCATTAGCCAAAGTTGCTTTCAGAGACCCATACAAGTACAAATTGAGAGAAGAAACTTTCATTGCTAACGAAGGTGTCTACACTGGTCAATTTATTTACGCCGGTAAAAAAGCTTCCTTGAACGTTGGTAACATCTTGCCATTGGGTGCTTGTCCAGAAGGTACCATTGTCTCCaatgttgaagaaaaagttggTGACAGAGGTGCTTTAGGTAGAACCTCCGGTAACTACGTTATTATCATTGGTCACAACCCAgatgaaaacaaaaccaGAGTTAAGTTGCCATCTGGTGCCAAGAAGATCATCTCTTCTGATGCCAGAGGTGttattggtgttgttgctggtggtggtagaaTCGATAAACCATTATTGAAAGCTGGTAGAGCCTTCCACAAATACAAGGTCAAGAGAAACTCATGGCCAAAGACCAGAGGTGTTGCTATGAACCCAGTAGACCATCCACACGGGGGTGGTAACCATCAACACATTGGTAAAGCTTCTACTATTTCTAGAGGTGCTGTTTCCGGTCAAAAGGCTGGTTTGATTGCTGCTAGAAGAACTGGTTTGTTACGTGGTACACAAAAAACTGctgaataa
- the PET127 gene encoding Pet127p (Protein with a predicted role in 5'-end processing of mitochondrial RNAs; ortholog of S. cerevisiae Pet127; Hap43-induced; rat catheter and Spider biofilm induced), whose protein sequence is MIRRNILVIQGRSFCQSSYLAESLKPKPDIENKVTTNGDSNDITKIALNTNKPGDDGSLKRDDRVKNLINRLTATGRHEAKRNPTTTNASDAYKLFQNPDKLKALKRMFAQPKVSKRRVKKHVKEKFQKKHTEKNTKTSTEPFFKDKSTDKYLTSNNIKKHNLEQFVAPKNEDIARLAHNLDRVLFSPGVHFLQDPRTRIYNFSPFLKKVIHYKDFNFKAIENYTPVSKHQQLLENSQKFEKQFYSSTSSMTSLLSKFYHFLNKYDRYNVKRFGPIPFTGMSNDLPTNLILKPQGEFMDSTTKEKKPVYSIQADNSCDLDTLLSAMGMCMETLLTNPQNEFVKYHKDSGVEFNEPLGNTYNYASYGDFLLRSQLDCYDERLPGNGTFDLKTRASSNIRYNSKSGSLEKNDYQIWRLNGTYESYEHEFRDMIRTGAMLKYLFQARIGQMDGIFIAYHSINTIFGFQYLPLEELDKLFYTRDTISEFPDVSVRNLNEHRLPDKLPSLIGETQFKFSLEIWQKLLQEHILKDLNKEFNNKPTPFRLSVKYDALAHLLRVFVIPATDEEIDVLQSFPERFKRDFAEDENLGEVKKHARELTKFNEKCLETKEVFSYVIQMDSCMIDGKIRQYHQLPRDYFKDWQLIYNIKRTSNAPKKYVSNLLRFPDTKISQRLKKVHQLYEKIGSIRKKSWQEKDKKSQVYHPKFKF, encoded by the coding sequence ATGATAAGACGAAATATATTAGTTATACAGGGAAGATCATTTTGTCAATCTTCATATTTAGCAGAAAGtttaaaaccaaaacctGACATCGAGAATAAAGTAACAACTAATGGCGATTCAAACGACATCACTAAGATAGCACTTAATACAAACAAGCCTGGAGATGATGGCTCATTAAAGAGAGATGATAGggtaaaaaatttaattaatcgGCTTACGGCAACTGGACGACACGAAGCTAAACGAAATCCGACTACGACGAATGCAAGCGATGCCtataaattgtttcaaaatccagataaattgaaagcCTTGAAAAGAATGTTTGCACAACCAAAGGTATCCAAAAGGCGGGTCAAAAAACATGTTAAGGAaaagtttcaaaaaaaGCATACTGAAAAGAATACCAAGACATCAACTGAACCATTCTTCAAAGACAAGTCAACagataaatatttaacGAGTAACAACATCAAGAAGCACAATTTAGAACAATTTGTTGCCCCTaaaaatgaagatattGCAAGACTAGCTCATAATTTAGATCGAGTATTATTTTCACCAGGAGTCCATTTTTTACAAGACCCTAGAACTCgaatatataatttttccccatttttgaaaaaagtgaTCCATTAtaaagatttcaattttaaagCTATTGAGAATTATACACCAGTATCGaaacatcaacaattgttgGAAAACTCccaaaaatttgaaaaacaattctATTCGTCAACTTCTTCCATGACATCTTTATTATCgaaattttatcattttttgaataaatatgATAGATATAATGTTAAACGGTTTGGTCCGATTCCATTCACAGGGATGAGTAATGACTTGCCAACTAATTTGATTCTAAAACCTCAAGGTGAGTTTATggattcaacaacaaaggaGAAGAAACCAGTCTATTCTATTCAAGCTGATAATTCGTGTGATTTAGATACTTTACTTAGTGCCATGGGGATGTGCATGGAAACATTATTAACAAACCCACAAAATGAATTTGTCAAGTACCATAAGGATAGTGGTGTTGAGTTTAATGAACCACTTGGTAATACTTATAACTATGCATCTTATGGGGACTTTTTATTGAGATCACAGTTGGATTGCTATGATGAAAGATTACCAGGAAATGGtacttttgatttgaaaactcGAGCATCCAGTAACATTAGATATAATTCCAAAAGTGGATCTTTAGAGAAGAATGATTATCAGATTTGGAGATTGAATGGCACTTATGAATCCTACGAACACGAGTTCAGAGATATGATAAGAACTGGAGCCATGTTGAAGTACTTATTCCAGGCAAGAATAGGGCAAATGGATGGTATTTTCATTGCCTATCATAGTATCAATACCATATTTGGTTTCCAATATTTGCCGCTTGAGGAATTAgataaattgttttacACTAGAGACACCATTAGTGAATTCCCTGACGTTAGTGTCAGAAATTTGAATGAACATAGATTGCCTGACAAGTTACCATCCTTGATTGGGGAAACACAATTTAAGTTTTCGTTGGAAATCTGGCAAAAGTTATTACAAGAACatattttgaaagatttgaacaaagaattcaacaataaGCCAACTCCATTTAGATTGAGTGTGAAATATGACGCATTAGCACATCTATTAAGAGTGTTTGTTATACCAGCTACTGATGAAGAGATTGATGTGTTACAATCATTTCCAGAAAGATTCAAACGTGATTTTGCTGAAGATGAGAATTTGGGTGAGGTGAAGAAACACGCCAGAGAGTTAACAAAGTTCAACGAAAAATGTCTTGAAACAAAGGAAGTATTCTCCTATGTTATTCAAATGGATTCATGTATGATTGATGGTAAAATTAGACAATACCATCAATTACCCCGTGACTATTTCAAAGATTGGCaattaatatataatatCAAGAGAACGAGCAACGCTCCTAAGAAATACGTCAGCAATTTATTGAGATTCCCTGATACAAAGATTTCTCAACGTTTAAAGAAAGTTCATCAACTTTATGAAAAAATAGGATCAATTAGAAAAAAGTCATGGcaagaaaaagacaaaaaatcACAAGTGTATCATCCCAAATTCAAGTTTTGA
- a CDS encoding 6-phosphofructo-2-kinase (Putative 6-phosphofructo-2-kinase; catalyzes synthesis of fructose-2,6-bisphosphate; Hap43-repressed; flow model, rat catheter and Spider biofilm induced): MTHTERQKVTFEFFDNTSHQMQRNKLKQLPPLSTDIESSSSPHSPSGADLRFISSSSSINSLFDSVPLYSRTASTTTITPILSRHDSNPGFKNNYHNLLHHPTIQELDFTQTIDLKLRQHQSCTTSAQPKEKLILLLVGLPASGKSTICKQFQEFINENSEYNAQIYNAGDVRRRRSASEFNDAQFFDPNNEQGKKDRELYATITVNNLINDLQSNVIDVGFLDATNTTLERRQRMINLINEQVPNGRIVIFDVQCNNQKLLEYNISGKSENNDYKNKDYTTAINDFKQRAMNYKKIYKPITEEELASYGDKVDMYMKCVNGGQQFEFSHIHHADTWYYKILSDFKSNYKLSEVYRELLGQ, encoded by the coding sequence ATGACACACACAGAACGACAAAAAGTAACCTTTGAATTTTTCGATAATACTAGTCATCAAATGCAACGAAATAAACTCAAACAATTACCACCATTATCCACAGACATCGAGTCTAGCTCGAGTCCACACAGTCCTTCGGGTGCTGACTTGAGATTCATAAGCTCCTCATCATCCataaattctttatttgACTCAGTGCCATTATATAGCAGAACAGCttcaaccaccaccataaCACCAATCTTATCAAGACATGATTCCAACCCAGGATTCAAAAACAACTATCACAACTTGTTACATCACCCAACCATACAAGAATTAGATTTCACTCAAACGATAGATTTGAAACTACGTCAACACCAATCCTGTACAACTTCTGCTCAACCAAAGGAAAAACTAATACTTTTGTTAGTTGGATTACCTGCTAGTGGGAAATCAACCATTTGCAAAcaatttcaagaatttattaatgaaaacaGTGAATACAACGCTCAAATTTATAATGCTGGTGATGtgagaagaagaagatctGCCAGTGAGTTTAACGATGCCCAATTTTTCGATCCAAATAACGAACAAGGTAAAAAAGATCGTGAATTATATGCCACTATAACTGTCAACAATctaataaatgatttacAATCGAATGTTATTGATGTTGGGTTTTTAGATGCAACTAATACCACATTAGAAAGAAGACAAAGAATGattaatttaatcaatgaACAAGTTCCAAATGGAAGAATAGTAATATTTGATGTTCAATgcaataatcaaaaattattagaatatAACATCAGTGGTAAATcagaaaataatgattataaAAATAAGGATTACACCACTGccattaatgattttaaacAACGTGCCatgaattataaaaaaatttataaaccAATaacagaagaagaattggctAGTTATGGAGATAAAGTCGATATGTATATGAAATGTGTAAATGGTGgtcaacaatttgaattttcaCACATTCATCATGCTGATACTTGGtattataaaattttgTCTGATTTCAAAAGCAATTACAAATTAAGTGAGGTTTATAGAGAGTTATTGGGTCAATAA